A window of Amia ocellicauda isolate fAmiCal2 chromosome 20, fAmiCal2.hap1, whole genome shotgun sequence genomic DNA:
CTAGAAAAGTAGAATGAAGCAGCATTTTGCAAAACCTAAAGCTACCATTGTAGATTTCTATTGCTGGGTGGGTCCAAATTTGTATTTCATCCCAGCCATAGTGTCCCAATCCACTACGTCTGTTACAAATTCACATTTTGCACAAAACATGTTACTTCTAATGTGTATTAGAAATCTGTGGCAGCTCTGTATTCTTAGTCATAGTCATTATGGTTTAATTACACGCACACGTGGCCCCTAAAAAAATGAGACCTTCATTTTTGGGGCAAATTTGCAGCTGTGTTATTTTCAAAGCCTTTTCGATCTCATGCaattttttaaaagacaaaaccTCAAGGGTTGCAGCTTCAAGCTGTCTGGTTCACTTTAGTGGAAAGAACACTGTGCAATACATACCAAAAGGAAGTCTTAgcccaaaaaatgtatttagcaTACAGGGTTCTATATACTATATCTGagatgttttgtttagttttttcctttttgtagcTAACTTTGTGTTTGGAAGGCTTTCTGAATCTACTTAACCACACTTAGCCAgcaaataaatactaataaaacTGGAGTTGTTAATCATTCAGAGTAACCCAATGCTAATGGAGTAACCCAGTGCTAAGGACAATCAATGACATTGCACTCTTTATGAATGTGTGGGGAGACTAGTGTATTTTTGAGTCATAAAACAATCAACAATctgaatgttaaaaaaaaaaaagtgctcatgtatggttttgttttgctgtattttgtatataAGTGGAAGGACTCTTATGTCTATATGAGACTATTCTACTGGTCATAacaatagaataaaacaaatggaCTGAAAAGGCTGTCTcgtgtttttcttttactacctcattttttaaatgtgaaagtTACCCGGAAGGCCGTTTTTTGTTTGACTTGAATTTCATGTCGCACGAATGTGACGTATCTGTGAATGAATAGCTCCTTTCACACTCAAATACCAGCAAAGTGCCGGCAgcgtttgcctgcttttttcttgTTGCTCCCTATTGACATTGGCTTTGAATGCCTGCAAATGGCAGGATGTACCCATTCACACAGGAAACAGAGCACTGTGGCCATGGGAGTGAGACGctacagaagcctgtggatTCAGGAGAGGAGACGCAGACCAATAAAAGTGCGATCATTTCCATGTTTTGCCattttccttccattgtgttaCTTGGCTATTGGTTCTAACCAGGGCACCGGTTCGGTTCGGTCTCActaccaagaacaaatagtcaGGAGGGAAAAGCAAACGATGCGTCAATCTAGACGTatagagatattatattttgcatgatttgttGGTAGGCTATGTAACTTTTGGGAAACGTGTGAGAATAGTTAGCATCTGCAGTTAGCACTGCATTCCTGACTGCATTCTACTTCAAATTGTTCATGGTGCTCTTACCAAATTAAGTGAATGTTCCAAGACTGACCAATGAGCACTCTTTTGCCACAGCCGTCCAATAGGGTCACTCGATTCCCCCTATCcccaaccaccaccaccctcAGCAGACACTTGGTTTCAAGGCCAAGGATTAAAACTGCTGgacttaaaaatgtatacatttcagcCATCCAGAAGTCTTTTGACAGGCTGCCATTTTCCCAGGGAGAGAGACTTGCTTATCTCTGAAGACATTCCTCCCGATTGCTACTCTTACATCCTGCCCTTTGCCACAGTCTTATTTTTAAACCCAATATCGTTTAACAAGATTGGGCCCGCTCTTCAGCCCAGTGATACAGATTTAATGACTGCATGCACTGACCGTATTTAAGGCACTACCTTATTTGGGACATGATTTCCCAAGGAAacttaaaagaaaatacaacaaGTATAATATACTTTATGTATTCTATTAATTCTTATGCATTTAATACGAAGGTTTCTGAATTCTTGGCTTCATCCTAGGTTAATCAGTGATTAAGGCCTTCTGCAGTTCAAAGCAGACTGGAGTAATAATAAATCGCTATTATTTAACTGACTCTTTCCATGAAACAGGTTCTAGTGACCTCAAATCTCCCCCACACTGTGCTGCATCGTTTGTGTGTAGCCTACCTTAAAGAAAACTCAAGGAGCAGCAGATTTCACAACTTAGAAAACAATCTCCTTTACAGCGTTTAGCACAGGCAGACAAAACCACATCCTTGCTTTACGGGTGTTTAACAGCATTAAGGTTGTTTGCATTTGTGGTCTGGCATACAGGAGCCTGTAACTGACTAACAAACCCTTGTGAAGCAAAGCAATGGCTCCCCGGCGCTCTCAGTCACTGGGCCTCTTCTACAGGTGTGTGATTTGAGCCAAAACTAAACTTCTAGTAAAATGGGGTATGATGGGGTACAAAAGTGATACACTGAGCTGCCAAGGGAAGGAGTGAAAAGTGTTTCCAAAAACCATCCAAACTGGCCAGtgaatatatagtatatacagCACTAATAATTCAGTAACACTCAATTGTACAGCAGTGTTTATTATATTGAACACATTTTACTGTAAAGTTTACAGTATGACATGACTCTAGCCACTAATTTACTGTAAATTTTACAGAACATGTTTTAGTTTATCAATGCCTTCATAAGCATTTGATGGGATTTGATGGCGTCTGCTCAGTGTTGTGTCAGGTAGgtattttctgtgttgaaaaTGAGTCCACACAGGAGAGCCCCTGCTGAAACCTGACCAGTCCATACGTGATATGAAGCCAGCTAATGAAGGACATGTATTTCACCTACCAGTATTATAACCTTTGCATCTGCTCTATATCCTCCCAGTGTTCCCAGTAAAGAAAAGCCTGCACAAGGAAAGGAttcattcagtttgttttatttcacatgGTGTCCACATTCCTGGTTCCACCCGTCTGTCTGCTCTGCACTGACCTGGTGCTCTGGGACTGTAAGCATCGGGCCTGATCCCTCAGTGGATTTCAGACACAGGCCGTCATTAATGCACTTCCAGATCACAGTACTGGCGCAGTGGCAGTAGGAACTTGAGGAACCAGTCCAGTTCACACCGGTAGGGATCATACAGCACCCCCACTTGCACAACACCACGGAACAATATAATCCAGCTCTTCAATTcataaagaaagacaaaaaatccTTTCCAGCTAACTAGATCAGACTAGATTACTAAGGGTATGGGTAGACTTGAGCTTGAAGCAGAGCAATAATTGCAGATATTACATTTAAGCAGACTGGGATGCCTTGGGGTTTATGTAACGGCGCCTCAAACCTCcagcagaaaaagaaaagcccCGTCTTTGCACAGATCGAATTCAGAACAGCTTTGACAGCCTTCCAAACTGGTTGTCAAGTTAGGATTGGTTTTTATCAAAGGGGTTTCTGTGGTAATTTGAAAGTACCACAACATTTGTGCAATTGCCACACCTTAGCTACACAGCCTTGTTCCTTTAAAAGCAGCACTACTACACATTCATAAGTTACATCTAAGTGTAAGTTTCATTGACTTGTATGAACCAATGTTCAAATTCACAGTATTCACTTCTCTTTTTCCTCCATTGAGGTGTCAGTATCTAGGAATTGTGTTTTGCTCTTGTTCTTAGGTGCTCATAAGACCTTTGAGAATCCAAAAATGTGAAGGCACTACATATTCTAAATGATGAGGATGTAATGAGAAAGTATCTGTTCAGAAAGATAGATGCTGTGATCTGGATGTGGGCCGGTTGCATAAACATAGACTAAGTCTTAGTCTAATTATAAGTCATACTATCGACAAACATTCAGTTAAAACAATtgcataaaaaacattctttccttagactggtcttCCTAAGTCTATcacacaatgcattctgggaacTTTAAGAAAACAGGCCTCTCTAAAATAGCGATGATCCCAGTTCACAGTAACTGAAAATTACTGTGCTAATTATTGGAATACAATGCAGAATTGTATTTCATTTAGGTCGGGGGGCAgtgggtgtatatatatatatattttttaggctACATCTTAGTCAGtttacattttaacacaatGGTCTGTCAAATTAAGTCTAAAATTTCTATTTTAGTTTTCTGCAACCGGCCCCTGGTTACACTGTCAAGACAACCTGGCCTTTGCAGAATCTGTACTTCCTTCTTTCTCTATGGGGGCATAGAGTTAATATTGTGTGTCAAGTCACTTGTAGTTCTCAGTACAATTATCAATTATCTTCCTTCAATAATAATGTTCTGGGTTCTGTGAGGTTTTATGGGAGAGTAATGGGTTGTCTATGCATTATATCTACTTCTGTATTTCCACTTTCCTGGCAGCTTCAAGAACAGACGTGATGTTGACTTTGTCCCCAAACTCTTTCTCGCGGTGCTCTAGCAGAATTCCCtgaagggagaggaagagaaagagaagcAGAGGTTGAGTGAGATGCACTTACAGGTTTACAATAAAAGTTCAATAGATAGGGACCAGTGAATGAGTTCTGAAGTGGAGTGGATTTGAAAGAGTGTGCTTCAAAGCAATTAATCTTTTTCTGATGCATTACTTTTCATGTCTTCCTGTTCTTGCACCATGTTTAAGCTGTAATGTAGTGTATTTCTGGTGGTTGGTGGGTGCATCTGAAAGGCCTAAGGTGGTCCTCATGTGCTGTGGCTCACAAACCTGATTCCCAGCTCCGATAACAAAGACCCCCCCTAGGACGaagccctccccagccacattGCCCTGGAAGCCCTTCCTCCAGGCTCTGATGAAGTTCTGCCACACGCCCAGCCGAATGAGTCCCAAGGCGCCCATTCTACGGCGGTGTGGACCATAGAAGCGTTTCTGCAAAAGACAGATTACAACGATAAAACGCCACAGCATCAAAAAGCTGCGCCCAGTGTCTGGGGCGGGTATATCCTACAGGGGCTGATATAGACAGTCATGCAGATAGACAATTGACCGATGATGGACACAGAAGTAGAGTGGGAAAACTTGGACAATCCCactagtttttattttctgatcAAGAAATAACTGTAGAATGACAGACTGAGCGAAGACACTAGTCATGGGCAAAGGGCATCGAGTTGTCTTCTATTGATCTCCACCCCGTTCTCCTCCAATGATGCACCTCTCACCTTGTCATCCAGGAAGATGTCCCCGGCGAAGTGCGGCCTGAAGTCCCTGATCTCTGTGCCGATATTCTCCTTGACCACGGCGTAGAGTGGGACCCCAAGCTGCTCCAGCTGGGGTTTCAGAGAGGACAGCTCTGCAGCCTCCTacacaagcacacaaacacacagtcaaaCACAGCAAGACCAGCACACAAATAC
This region includes:
- the selenou1a gene encoding selenoprotein U 1a, with product MLFFLEGELLTMGMWSLGLGAVGAAIAGILLANTDMLLTTPAQANLEYLEDTDLKTLGEDESTFKAKTLWERTGAVVMAVRRPGUFLCREEAAELSSLKPQLEQLGVPLYAVVKENIGTEIRDFRPHFAGDIFLDDKKRFYGPHRRRMGALGLIRLGVWQNFIRAWRKGFQGNVAGEGFVLGGVFVIGAGNQGILLEHREKEFGDKVNITSVLEAARKVEIQK